CTTTGACGGCGTCATATTCGTCTGCGCAGTATGTGATGGACTTGTCGATGTCCTTTAACCGCCATTTAGACTCGGTAATCCCCTTGGGGCAGTACGCCTTGATGGAGGCACCCTGACTGATCAGTCCCTGAATGATATCGATGGAAGGAGCATCTCTCATATCATCGGTGTCCGGTTTAAAAGAGAGTCCCAGGACCGCAATTGTTTTATTGGCAACAGAACCCATATGACTGATAATTTTTGAAACCATATATTGTTTCTGCTTTTCATTGGCCTTTATGGCAGCCTCAATAACCAGAGACTCCAGACCATTCTTTCTGGCAATATCCGCAATGGCTTTGGTATCCTTCGGGAAGCAGCTGCCCCCATACCCGGGCCCGGCATGCAGAAACTTAGGAGAAATACGGCCATCCATACCCATGGCCCGGGCCACAGAGTTGATATTGGCCCCGACTTTATCTGCTAACAAGGCCACCTCATTGATAAATGAGATTTTTACTGCTAAAAACGCGTTCGCAGCATATTTTATTAGCTCTGCTGTTTCTATTTCGGTAAACAGAAAGGGTGTCTGGTTAATAAAAAGCACATTGTATACTTCTTTTAACTTTGTCTGAGCTCTTTCCGAGTCCGTACCGATGACAACCCGATCGGGAATCTGGCAATCTCTGACAGCCTTTCCTTCTCGTAAAAATTCCGGATTGGAAGCCACATCAAATTCAATATCAACATTTCTGGCTGCTATTTCTTTCCGGATTGTCTCTTTGACCAGTTTTGCCGTACCGACGGGGACGGTGGATT
This genomic interval from Oceanispirochaeta sp. contains the following:
- a CDS encoding UDP-glucose/GDP-mannose dehydrogenase family protein translates to IFIAVGTPPADDGSADLKYVLSVAASIGQFINDYKVVVDKSTVPVGTAKLVKETIRKEIAARNVDIEFDVASNPEFLREGKAVRDCQIPDRVVIGTDSERAQTKLKEVYNVLFINQTPFLFTEIETAELIKYAANAFLAVKISFINEVALLADKVGANINSVARAMGMDGRISPKFLHAGPGYGGSCFPKDTKAIADIARKNGLESLVIEAAIKANEKQKQYMVSKIISHMGSVANKTIAVLGLSFKPDTDDMRDAPSIDIIQGLISQGASIKAYCPKGITESKWRLKDIDKSITYCADEYDAVKDADAFVVMTEWNQFRGMDLKRVKSLMRGEYLFDLRNIFSKSPSARELFTYWGVGV